One Comamonas odontotermitis genomic window, TGCCGGCCTTGCATCCGGCCGCCTTGGTACTACTCACTTCGCTGGTAGGTGGCTTTGCATGGCGCCAGCGCCGCCGGGCCGAGCGCTGAATCGCTGAAAGCCCATGAAAAAACGCCGCCTGTGCAGATACAGGTGGCGTTTTTTATGGGAAAGACGCATTCATAGCATTGGTGCCAGGGGGCCGGAAAAAGCCGGGCAACCATGTCTGATGCGCCATGGCGCCGCCATTGGCCGCTAGAAATCAGCCGTTCTCGTTCTGTATCTGCTGGTACCACTGTCCAATCGCGGCTCCCGCCTGGGCCAGCACCGCATCGCCCTGTGCAAAGTTCTGCGTCCCCCCGGTCAGATAGGCGGAAATGATCAGGCCTTCAGACCGCGCATTGGGCCAGACGATCAGAGTGTCGCCAAAGGTGGCGTGCGCTCCCGAGCCGGTTTTTCCTCCCGCCTTCCAGTCCGCAGGCAGGCCGGCACGCACGCGCTTGTCGCCGGTGCGGCTGTCGATCAGCCACTGCTGCAGCATGGCGCGGCCATAGCCCTTGAGCACATCGCCCAGGAGCAGCGCCTGCCATGTGCGGTTCATGGCCTGCGGCGTGGTGGTATCGCGCTCATCGCCCGGCTCGGCGGTGTTCAGGCTGGGCTCGGTGCGGTCCAGGCGCGTGGTCTTGTCGCTCACCTCCCTGCGCAGCCAGGCGGTCAGCGCGGCAGGGCCGCCAGTGGCACCCAGAATCAGGTTGGCGGCGGTGTTGTCGCTCAGCACGACCACGGCTTCACACAATTCCAGCACCGTCATGCCACCAGGCTGACCAGCGTACTTTTCGGTCACCGGCGAGTAAGTCACCAGATCGGTCTGCGCGATAGCCACCTGTCGGCCCAGATCCACCTGTCCGTCCTGCGCCAGATGCAGCACATGGGCCGCCAGCAGGGTCTTGAAGGTGGAGCACATCGGGAAACGCTCGCGCGCACGCCAGCCAGCCTCGCCGCCCGTGACGGCGTCGTACACATAGATGCCCATGCGCCCGCCGCTTTGTTTTTCAATACCGGCCAATGCGCTTGCCAGGGCCTTGTCCGCCTTGGGATGGGCGGCCACCCTGTGGGCGCAACCGGCCAACCCCAGGCCCGTTGCTGCTGCAAAACCAGCGGCCAGGCCGCTTGCTACCAATTGACGTCGCTGCATATCGATCTGCTTATTTGTTGCGGTAAAAGGGTGCAGAGCACACCTGCTCCAGCATAACGCAGGCTGGCAGCTGTTCGCGTCAGTGCGCATCCACCTTTGCGCATTCCGCGCGTCTGTGTTGGCTATGTTTTCAGTAGCATCATCCGCTTACCCATAAACCCCAATCGGCGTTTTTCAGGCAGCCCTGTCAAAAAGGCACTGCAAATGGGGGCCATTCAGCGTTCAGACCTTTTCGATCTTCAGCGCCACCTCATCAAGCAGCGCGGCAATCCTGTCCACCTGCGCAGCAGACAGCGCCGTCTCGCCGTCACCCGCCATCTTCAGCCGCAGGGCCATCTTGAAGTTCTCGATGGCGCGCACCAGTTGCGGGGGGCGCTGGCGGGCATCGCGGTCCTTGCCTCGGGCCAGACGTGCCAGCAGCAATTGCAGCGCATCCGCCTGCTCGGTCAGGGCCTGCTCGCCTTCCGGGGTAATGGTGTAGCGCTTGCGCCCGCCTGCGGATTCGCTGGCTGTGGCGTGGCCCATGTCCACCAGATAGCTCAGCGTGGGGTAGATGGTGCCGGGGCTCGGCTGGTAATCGCCGCCGACCAGCTCGCCCACTGCGCGAATCACGTCATAGCCATGGCTCGGTTGCTGGCCGATCAGGTGCAGCGCCAGCAGCTTGAGGCCCCCGGCTTCGAACATGCGCTCGCGCTTGTGCGCCAGATGGCGCTCGGCGTCGGGCCCGTGACCGCGCGGGCCATGGTGATGGCCGCGGCCCGGCCCGCCCTCATCGCCATGTCGTCCGCGCGGGCTGCACAGATGGTGGTCGTGGTGAAAGTGATGGTGTGGATGTGGCATGGAAGAAATTCCTCATTAAGATGCATCTAAGATATATCTTATAAAAAGGAATTTCAAGAGGCAATTTGTAAAGATGGCTATCGCATACCCAGGAATGATGGGTGACAGCAGAGCGGCTCATGTGTTGCAGAGGGTCAGTTTCGGCCATCTCTCCAAAAAACGCTTGGACCGGACACGGTGCATGAATGCCTCAAAAGGCACCCTGCGCGGATTGTGGCGGAGTCGCATCTCGAACAGATCGCTCAGGCCGAAGGGAGCGACGACATGCAGGCCATCATCCAGATCCAGGTAGACGCCCACACAGGTCGCCGTTTCCGGCCATGTGGCAAGACCGTCCACCAAAGAGGTCAATGGTGCCACCTCCTGCCCGAAAACCGTGGGATACCAGGTATGCACCTGTGCCTGGTTGACCACCTCCCACCTGAAGCCCGGGAGCAAGGCGCTCAGTTGCTGCGCAAGCTGGACATCAAGGCCGTGCGGGGCGAGCGCGTCGAAAAAGGCAACATCTGCGTCCGGCACGCTTGAAGGCTCGTGATATCCATGCAGGTGGTCCCACACCATTGCCCTGATGATGCCCGCACCCAGGCACCAGGAATGCAATCCCAGGGAGCGTATTGCCCTCAATGCGGCCATCAGCGTTTCGGAAGACTGCACCAAAGTGCACAAGCGCTGCTCATGACTAATTTCCGGCGTGGGAGCCGTTGACGGGCTTGCCTGTTCGTGCTGAGACTGCATGACAGGGTCAATCCTTCGTCGGCAGCCTGTCCCCAGCCCGCACATCCACCACCACCCGCTCTGGTGCTGCCAATGCGTCCTCATGCTGGCACGGCCATTTGTGCTGCCCGTCTATGCTGGTGAGCGTGTGACCGTCCTGGATGACATCGCCGTGCTGGATGAGGTACACGCCGGTATTGAACAGAAACCGGGAGACCTCGGCCGGCTCCAGGGTCTGAAAGTGCAGTTGCACATCGGGCACGCCAAAGGCGGTGGCACCCAGCGTATCCATCAGCATCTCGCCGGGGCGGTTGCTGATGTTGAAGAAACGCACATTGAGCACGCCGTAGTAAAGGAAGCCATCCGCATGGGCCTGCAGGTAGCGCTGCGGATCGAGCAGGCAGCCCGCATTGGTCTGGCTGATGGCGGTGATACCGCCGTTGCCGATCAGCACATGCATGACAGCCTGCAGAATCTCCAGGCGTTCCTCTGTACCCAGCCCCCGGCCCATGAACTCGCTCACCAGCACGCAGTGCTGGCACTGCGCAAGCGCCGCCTCCTTCTCGGGCCAATCCCAGGTCTGCTCCAGTGCGCTGGCGTACTCGGCGGCATCCAGTGGCTGATCGGCACGGATGATGGCGATCTCGCTGGGCACGCCCTTTTTGTCGCTGTAATCAACGGTGTAGTCACGCAGCGCCAGCAGGATGGTGTCGCCACTCGACACCAGCTCGACCTCACCCAGGCGCTCGGCCAGCGCGGCGCGCAGGGTCTCGCCATCCAACTGCGGGGGCTGGGCGTAGAGTGCTTCGAACGCCCACATATCGGGGGCCATGCGGGGGCTGGAATCGGTTGGAGCCATGAGCGTGCGCAGCAGTGAAAGAAGCGTGCATCTTGCCATGGAGACGCTGCAGCTGCGTTACCTGCGCTTTACCCACAGGTTCTATGATGGTGCAACGCAAATGGAGCAGCCAGCATGGACGGCAATGATCTGGAGTATGTGGGTTTCTGGGCGCGCGTAGGCGCGGCGCTGATCGACACGGTGG contains:
- a CDS encoding DUF4261 domain-containing protein, with product MAPTDSSPRMAPDMWAFEALYAQPPQLDGETLRAALAERLGEVELVSSGDTILLALRDYTVDYSDKKGVPSEIAIIRADQPLDAAEYASALEQTWDWPEKEAALAQCQHCVLVSEFMGRGLGTEERLEILQAVMHVLIGNGGITAISQTNAGCLLDPQRYLQAHADGFLYYGVLNVRFFNISNRPGEMLMDTLGATAFGVPDVQLHFQTLEPAEVSRFLFNTGVYLIQHGDVIQDGHTLTSIDGQHKWPCQHEDALAAPERVVVDVRAGDRLPTKD
- a CDS encoding nucleotidyltransferase family protein, translated to MQSQHEQASPSTAPTPEISHEQRLCTLVQSSETLMAALRAIRSLGLHSWCLGAGIIRAMVWDHLHGYHEPSSVPDADVAFFDALAPHGLDVQLAQQLSALLPGFRWEVVNQAQVHTWYPTVFGQEVAPLTSLVDGLATWPETATCVGVYLDLDDGLHVVAPFGLSDLFEMRLRHNPRRVPFEAFMHRVRSKRFLERWPKLTLCNT
- the bla gene encoding class A beta-lactamase, yielding MQRRQLVASGLAAGFAAATGLGLAGCAHRVAAHPKADKALASALAGIEKQSGGRMGIYVYDAVTGGEAGWRARERFPMCSTFKTLLAAHVLHLAQDGQVDLGRQVAIAQTDLVTYSPVTEKYAGQPGGMTVLELCEAVVVLSDNTAANLILGATGGPAALTAWLRREVSDKTTRLDRTEPSLNTAEPGDERDTTTPQAMNRTWQALLLGDVLKGYGRAMLQQWLIDSRTGDKRVRAGLPADWKAGGKTGSGAHATFGDTLIVWPNARSEGLIISAYLTGGTQNFAQGDAVLAQAGAAIGQWYQQIQNENG
- a CDS encoding PadR family transcriptional regulator, whose protein sequence is MPHPHHHFHHDHHLCSPRGRHGDEGGPGRGHHHGPRGHGPDAERHLAHKRERMFEAGGLKLLALHLIGQQPSHGYDVIRAVGELVGGDYQPSPGTIYPTLSYLVDMGHATASESAGGRKRYTITPEGEQALTEQADALQLLLARLARGKDRDARQRPPQLVRAIENFKMALRLKMAGDGETALSAAQVDRIAALLDEVALKIEKV